The Calliopsis andreniformis isolate RMS-2024a chromosome 10, iyCalAndr_principal, whole genome shotgun sequence nucleotide sequence TGGTAGGGAGAGAGGGACACGCAAGAGACACGAGCGCGTGCAGAGGCGTAGAGGGACGATCTCTCGATTGCGTGGAAGAGCGGTGATCGAACGGAATGGGAGAAACGGCCGATCGACTATGGCGGACTAAGCCTTCTTTTCGCGTTTCACGAGTGGCACGCGAGCCGTTCCTCCTTCGGAGACTTCGTTTTGCGTTCGACGTCGATTATTTTTAAGACAACACGCGACTCCTTTGGGATGCTCTGGGAACCACGCTGACCACTTCTTCACCATTGATCGCCATTCGTAGAAATATTTGGTACGTCTTTTTAAAATCACTGTAGATATTGTAAAGAAAGGAAATGTGCAAAGCACTGTTGGGAGCTTAGAAAATGTCAGTGGTAGACTGTGCAATCGTAGAGACAAGCAGgatctactaaaaatattttactggtgTTTTGCACTAAAGCGAGAGGCAAGACGTTTCAAATTCTTTAAAGATGTAGAAAACTTAATTTGACATTTTTCTGTGGTTACTGCTTACTTCATATTTGTGCAGTACTGGAGTAAGAGGGGCCACTACATGTAGTAGTAATAGCAATAACTACCCCTGACAATTTTTGTCTTTTCCTAGGACTGTAAAAAGAAAATACTGTAACATCTTTACTTCTTCTTCAATTGATTAATATTCTTCACAAAATATTCATCATACTACATATATTGTAGCATGATTTTTCATGAGATACCTTCTACTGTCTTAAGAATCTCCTGTCTAACAACCAGTACCTGTTGCTAAGAAACCCtgataatattataaattatgctattattcaaaaaattgtaaaatttgtcAAGAGCTGTTTTTTTATGAAGTCTTCTTCAATTCAATCAATAAGGAAAATCCGTGTATATGTACCATCTTTATCTGTTTTCCACGAAGCTAATCATACTCACTGACATCTTCCAAGCTCTTGACAGTCTAACACAGACATTTTTCAAGCTTCTAACAATTTTAAGAGCAACTCGATTCTCAGAGCAGCCCAACAGAGTCATCGTTGAAATAAGAATCTTCTGTGCTAGTCGATACTGTATCCTTACGTTAAAGCGTCCGAACGAGAAAGAAAAAAGCCCGTTGATGTTTCGCTCCGAACCGATACTTTAAGCTTCTCCAATCTTGCGTTCGATCGATTTTTCGCGCTCGAAGTTCCGTTTTTTCGTCGGATTCCTAGCTGGTCAGTGCGCGAGAACGTTAAGAAGGATACGAAAGAAGTCACCGCATTCGCAGACATGCTAACTCGTACCAAAAAAGAGGAGACGGGAAACGGCTTGGCCGTCGATTATAAGATCATATATAGTACAAAGTAAACATATATTATTGTAATAACGGTTACGATTAAATATAAGAGGAGCTCTCGCTGTTTCAACGGGGTGTTACAAAGGTGATACGCGAGAACGTTGACTTTTTCGGGGGTGGACAGTGCATTTTGGCGCGCACGGGGGATGGAGAATGGTTCTGAGGTGCTGTGGATTCGAGCGTCGAGTTTCCATGGAAGTTTCCTCGTCTGTGGTTCCAGCTTGTTGACGCTACTGCGCGAGGAACCTTTCACTGTGAAGAGAAGAAGCTCGCTTAACGATGCGACGACACGATTCAGCGGTGGATACTTAAGAAAATCAAACAGAGCAATATTCTACAAATATctacaaaaataatataatcCAAGACCAACAGCTGAGAATGAATTTCAGTGAATGACGAAGAAACTGGGATTGAAATAACAGATATTCCtgaataataaaaatccaaGTGCTCAGACATTTCCAAAAGTTAAATAcgacaatcctcaagaatcagccaTTTAATATTCAAATGTGAAGCCACAGGAGCCTTCGCAGAGGTCGCCAAAAGAGTCGTCGCATCGTTGAAAGACTAGAGTCGCGTGTGGCAGTATCGGAGCGATTTCGAGAGAGCGCTAACAGCAGAAATAGAAGAGGAGGGGAAGGAAGCCACGAAGAGCGGATAAGGACGCGATAAGAGAACTCTATCTGTACGATATGTCTGTAAATACACGATTAACTACGGTTATTAATTAGGCTCGCGAACGCGGACGGTTCTTCTTATTACCACGATCAGCATTGATCATCACCATTGCCATCGATCACCTTTGTCACTATTATTCTTCTATTGCGATTATTTATATTACCattcctattattattattaccattattgcgTCTTTTATTATTGTAACAGAAGAAAGAgagcgagagcgagagagagagcgagagagagagagagagagagagagagagatatgattgattattattataatatatacgTCGGCACGTTCTTTGTTGAAGCGAGGGATGAAAGGGGGGAAGATTAATTCAGATTTAATTAAGAATCGACGCGTCGTTAGGAGAATtaggcaaaaaaaaaaaactgtcgCGTTCGAGTTGTTTAAGGTGTTTAAAAAGGGGTGGGTTTAATGGGGTTTATCGGGTGGGTGGGATATGGGGTGTTGGGGGATGAATTATCATAGGGTGGTATCGAAGAACACACGCGCGCTAGGTACACGCGAAACAGTACCCGCTAAGCGTAAAGAACAtagtatataattatatatactatatataaatatataaatatatatataaatataaatattgaatataaatataaatataaatgaatgatatattatatatatatataaatatataaatataactgcagcAATTCAGGCAGCCCGGGGTAGGTTAGGGGGGTGGGAACGCGGGGGAATGGGGTGGGTTGGGATACAATTTAGTACATAGCGAGAAATCCCAGCGATCGATGGGTCGCGATTGTCGATCGATCACGTCGCCGATCGATCGACGACTCGCGGGAACACGCGTTAATTAGCAACACGCGACACGCGGAGAGCCGCGATGGGTGAAATAAGAAAAAGAGAGTATTCGATGATCTATTTATGTATATTCGCGGTGAGTGGTGCCTCGTCTCGAATCGGCGGTCGACGGGGGCGCAGCCAGGGGGTGGGAAAATTAAAGTGGAACAGGAACGGTGAATCTAGAGGGGTGCTTGTTGCGCGACAACACGAGTGGGGGTGGAGTTTCACCGAGGAGCGTGGGAACCTCGAGACGAAGGTGTATGAACatatataaatatgaatatatgaatcatatatatatatatattaataatataatatattaatatatatatatatatattaaagaagcagaagtaataataatacaggagggaaataaaaaaaaaacgtaGAGATTAAGAGAATCTATTTCGGGTCCGTGTGTGTATACGCGTTTTTTTATATTGCAACGATGCAAGTCGCGCGCGCGAGTTTTAAATCGATAGAAACGAAAGAAAGGGGAGAAACATGGGAAGACAGGCGTAGCTGTATAAGTTAGTCCTTGGAAAGGGCGGAGGGATGTTGGGGGTGGACGTTGGACGTTGAACGAATGTTGAGTAATATATTACATggatatatattattgtataGCACGTGTAAAGATCGAAGGTGGTTTAGGGGTTGGTTTCTGCCCTCGACTTGGCTACTTGCTTCAGGAACGTTGGCTCAAGCAGAATTTGATCTCTTCTCGTTTTCATTGTTTCAcgttatttaatatttatgttCTGTATCTTTCGTCCATTAACTCTTAATACTTTAATTTAGATTTTATATATTTCCCCTGCGCTGGGTAGTGCGTTTTGTAAGCTATGTACATATTTCGATATTATTTTAAGGATTTCTTCTCAATGTCAATGGGACCATTTTAATTTTTCCAAGTTTCGACAGAAGCAAACGATTAATTATTTCTTTCTTAGTTTGTTTTTTGATACATATCCTGTGGATTGGAAAAGACAGCGACaggaaaaatcagttgcataaacACCGTCAGATTTAAACAACCCCTGTCATAAGGCCCTGTCACCCCTGCCAAAAAAACGAAGAACCAAAtctgtcaatattcaacagattaTAGAAGTAACAATGCAGTTAACTCACTTGCACTAATTATATCCTGTCGTCGATTTTCCAACCTACCCGAGCCGCTGGCGAACAAGTAGCAAGCAAAGTAGAGCAGAAACTTCTGAAAATTCCAGGAGAAAAGTCTGAGGACCTGCGACCGCGTTTCGCGGTCGTCCATTAACTAATTATCTGTTGATTGGACTGGTCGATGATCAAGAGACAAAGAACAGAGGAAGGTTTAGCGCGGGGAAGAACAGGTGCGAGAACAGGTGAACGGTTCGTACGACAATAAGGTATCGATTAGTTAATCAGAGATGAAATAATGTAAAATACAAGTGCAaaagcaagtatacattattatatttattataatacgaGGGTTCATCGTGTCGACATCCAGTGAGAGGTTCGAGGGACGAGGTTGGTCTCTCTCTTAAAAACAGAGAAAGAAGATTAATAAGAGAGAGAGCCCAAACAGTAGAAGGGGGGATTTTCGCGCGAGGAGTTGGGGGTGAGCTCCTTTTTCGAGTTTCAAAAGTGCTGCGCCGCGAGAGTCGACGTAGAAGGCTTAGGTTTGCGATACGTTCAAGGAACGAGAGCGAAACACGGAGCTACGCGAGATGTGACGCGAGAAACGATGCTGGAGAGTCTCGAATAGATGCTGGAACGAGAGGATCGAGGAAAATGGTTCGATCTCTCGCTTTAGCGGTGTCGCTTTCGACGACCACGCGGATCGACGGATCTCCGCGAGGACATACCAAAGGATCGTAGATTAACGCGAGTAAAAAATGAAGAAGAAACATTATTTATTGTTTACACTTACGTATTCATTAGCGAATGACACACGAACACACAGACACGCGTTGTGGAGCGAGGCGGGTGGTAGGAAACGGGTTTCTCGAGCCTGGAACTTTTAGTCGAGGGAGCGGCGTGTCGTTGATTTTGCAAGTAACGAGAAGAAAGGTGAGAGCGGGAGAGAATGTTGAGAGATAATTGTGAATGATGGAGTCGAACTTTCCCATTAGAGGATGAACGAGATCCAGTCAGGGTGATCGACGAGGGGCTAGTTTTTTTCTTGTAAGTGACCACTTTGTTAGCGTCCGCTCGTCGATCCGCCGACAGCGATCGAGGATGGATCCAGGATCCATGAAATGGCGATTCGAGGCACCTTTTCTTTGTTAATCGCGAGCAGCGAGAACGATTCTTGGGGGTGTGAGAGGGGAAAATTCGATTCCAGCATGCGGACGTGTAATTATGTAATAGAGACACAGACACAgtgacacacacatacacagagGAGTTCTGGCGAGAGGAGAGCGGTGGGGGTGGCGCGATTGTAAACTACTGTAAACTACGATGTTACTACGTTTTACCAAGAGCTTATTGTAGTCGAGAACcattaaaaagaaagaagagaaCACACACAAACAAACAAACCAAAAAAAAAATGGTAACTTACGTCGTAAAACCAAAAAAAAAAGATGGTAATTGAGTGTAGCacgaacaaaaaaaaaaaagaaaatttctttACACTTTTGCACGAGACgtgtgttgtacttaaattaatTATCGATTGACATATGTAATTAACGTTTTATTACTTAGCAATTAAACTTAATTTATTTATGATTAAATTGGAGTCGCTTGTGTTGTTGTGGACACGCCCCTGTCGAAGTTCAATCTGCGAATGGTAGAAAGGTTTAAGGTAGCTCTCGAGTGTCTCCACGACTCCCTTTTTGGGACTAAACATGTGCAATTCGACGGTGTCGAAATAAAAAGTGAGAGTAAAAAAATGTGGGACAGATTACTAGTACGATACAGAAGGCACACGAATTATTCTTTGATACTTTATTTATTTTTGCTTTCCTTCTTTCGCTAGATTTTTATTTCACTGGAAGCTTTTTTCTATGAAATCGAATAAGGGTTCTCGAACTTTGCTTTAGTAATTTGTAGGAGGGATTTTAGGAGTTATCATCCAATCAATCTGAAGTCCTTATTGAGTCAATTTTCAGTCAGCCATAAAAGAATATACACATCCTATTTCATTAAAACatatttaatttatacaaaAAAGTATACAAAACGAATCGATCACACGTAGCACCCATTATCCTCATTCAAGCGCTGAAGGCCTGTATGCCAGTAATAGCTCTGCCAAGTATTAAAGCGTGAATATCACTTGTCCCTAAAAACAGAGCGTCGAGAAGAATCTTCTAATTAACAAAGATTACTCACTAATGAGTGATGACTTTACACGTACCCTCATAAGTTACGACGCTCTCCAAGTTCATTACATGTCTGATAACGTGATACTCGTCTGATATTCCATTACCACCTAACATTTCTCTAGCAGTCCTCGCGATATCCAAAGCTTTAGTAGCAGAGTTTCTCTTTATCATGGAGATCATTTCTGGGGTGGCTCTGGGGGACGACAAGTTAAGTAAAATGTTCAGAATTTAGCATGTACTAAGCATATGGTAATCTTTTGGGACAGTGCTGTCCAAGCGAGGGCTCGCGACGCTATGAAGGCCGACATGACATGACATATCTTAGTGTTCCTATTTATAAGAAAACTCAAATACTACGAACAACAtatatgttggtggagcaacagaacCATAGCAAGAAAGCAGACGAGTGAGGGATCCCTACTTGAGGACTATCTCACACCAAAAATTATATTTGCCTTAATAGATCTAAGTAACATAAAATAGTTGAAAATGTAGTCATTCTTTAAGGTACATAATAGGTAAATTTTGTCATAAATTTTGTCActaaacatcctgtatattgcAGACGTAGCTCGACAGTCAGCAGCTAATCAGCATTTCCCTACCTGCCCTCGTCTTTCAGCCTGCCCACCCTCAGGCAAGCCTGAAGTCCAAACGCGATGTCGCACATCATGTCTGCCAGTTTCTTCTGCACCAACTGATTCGCCGCCAGGGGCCTGTCGAACTGCTTCCTGTCCAAAACGTACGACCTAGCCGTCTTCAGACAGCTCTCCGCGGCGCCCAGAGCTCCCCACGCGATACCATATCGAGCGTTGTTCAGACAGCTGAAGGGGCCCTGTTTCATTGTCGTTCCTTTACAATTAGACTTCCTTGGAAGCTTTGTGGAGAGACTTAGCGAGCAGTCACGCTCGACCATCACCACTGATCGACAGTCACCGACCAAAAGTTTCGTACATAGAAACGataggttcaatattcaatagcaattatatctaagaaataataTTACTTGAAAATTATCTACTGTGAGTTATTTCTTAGGTACTTTCTTCACAGGTTCAATACAGTAATTATATCTAAAAAATAATACATAGTAGATAATTTGCAAATGACATTATTATTTCTTAAATATAATTGCTATATTAAacctgttatttctacgtctgAAATTTGGTCAGTGGATGTGGATCAATGGTGATGGTTAAGCGTGATTGCTCTCTTACTTTGAGACCCTTGGCGTTGGGCAAGAGGTTCTCCTCGGGAACCTCTAGATTGTCCATCAAGATCATCCCAGTGACAGAGGCTCTTAGAGAGAACTTGCCCTCGATCTTTGGCGTCGACAGTCGACTCTCGTTGCCCTTCCTTTCGATAATGAACCCTCGAATTTGGCCGTCCTCGCATTTTGCCCAGATGATGAGGACATCAGCGATGGGGGAATTGGTGATCCTGATTTGATATTAGACTTGAGAAACATTGCTTAGTAGCTTAATTAGAGTTTGACTCTTTATGAGGGAACTTTGGTTCTTTTTTAATTTAGTGAGTTTGTAGGGGATCTCAAAAAAAAATAATAGGCAATTTTCCTTTTGATACTTTTTTGGTTCTCAAGGTAAAAATATTATATCtgtatattttctttttctgtATAGAGGATTCTAGATTCTCGTCTGCTCACCATGTTTTGCTCCCACTCAATTTATAAACCTTCTTCTGAGAGTCATAAACAGCCTTGGTCTCCATTGACCCTGCGTCGCTGCCATGGTTAGGTTCAGTCAGTCCAAAGCAACCGATTGTCTCACCAGAAACTGTGAATAATCGATAGCTTCATCCATCTCATACCTCACGGACCATCGAATCATTTTCAGTCGAACATCCTAGAGAAATAGTCTACAAAAATAGGAACGTACCTAATTTAGGCAAAAATCGCTGTTTCTGCGTCTCATCTCCATGTGCATAGATCGCTCCAGCTACAAGGGAGGATTGCACCGAGAATGCAGATCTGTATCCACTGTCCACAGCCTCGATCTCCTTGGCTAAGAGTCCATAAGCTACTGAAGAGACTCCTGCTGCACCGTAACCCTTCATGGTGCAGCCCAGAATCCCCAGCTCGCCTAGTTCTCTTATGATCTCTTTATGGAAGATCTCTTTGCGATTCGCTTCGATCACTCGTGGCAGCAGCTTCTCTTGGCAGTAGGATCGAAATTGATCTCTGATCATAATCTCATCTTCTGTCAGTTGGGACTCTAGGTTGAAAGGGTCTTCCCAGTTGAAGGCAGCTGTTTTTCacgatttttaattattatattaattagtGATTCTTGATTATCAAAGCCTGCTtgttttttttaaaattaagttgATAGGAGTTTGTAATAGAATTCGACAGgtctaaaattaattttatatcgcttttttaatatattcataagtgtattttttatttaatattagtgTAAGTATGGGAAATTTTTAATATGTCGCGTTGTGTTAACAGGAAGATTTTTTCTGTTTAAAGATTTCAAAAAGGAGCGGGCAAAGTTAATGATCCCCACTTCGAGAGAATGTCAGCGAATGGTAGTGAGTGCTGGCATCTAGTGGCAGTTAGTGGGCTGCCAAGTAGATACACAGAGTCATTGTACTTTCAGGAGTGAgagcaaaatgatataaaaagCAAAAGAAAACTTACATTTTCCTCCGAGGGTAGACGAGGCAGAGATCGCTAATCATTTTAAAAGTCAATTAAGAATAATAATTATCAAAGAGGCAAGTGATTTGTACCAGAAACATTGAACAAAAACCAACAAATATTTGGCAGAAAGTACTACATTTAAACCTGTTTTCTAAGAATTAGTttactttatttaataaaagGATACGCCTAGATGAAATCCTCTGGCAAACTCCACTGCATCGGGGAAGAAATTTCTGTATGAGAGCCGCCATATTGATCAGCAGTCAGCAGAAGACTGACTTGTTGACCTCCGTGACGAGTCTCTTATCAGAGATCAACTGGCTTGCCTCCATTAAAAACAGATGATAAAATCAATGACATACAGAATGTAGAAAATTATACATTAAGAGTTTTTATCTGTAATATTGGCATAATATTTGTTTGACAAATTTGCATTGAGCAGGTGATCTCATCGAGCACGTGTGCTGGATCCACAGATGGCGGGAAATTGAAACACAAAAATACAGAGATACAGAAGTATACATGcaaataaaacaaaaactaaTAAAGAATTATAGAATTTCATTCGAGGCTTCCTTCGTCAGTTATTGATTATTAGAAAAATATATCTAAAGTGAGTGAGAAATGTGTCTGGCTtggtgacttattctactgtcagcaTACAGTGGTCAGGTCAGACGGAACGACATAAGTAGAATAAAACTCTGAATCAGACATATTTCTTAAGCAATTAATATTTCAGAAACGGAGCTCCAAATGCAATTTtgccattcttaattttcgtcttattttcaaACGTAGAATCACCTTTCCTAATTTCTAACACTTATCAACAAACACTCTGTATACGACCAAAATCATCAACCTCAACTTCCACAAGACAAACTTTATTTACAAAACATTATAACAATCGAAATAGATATAGCTTCATAATTACGCAATTACTCTCTACAATATCTTCTCTCTATAAGCTCGTCGTCCTCGTCACTCTGGAATGCCTTCACATTTTCTCAGTTCCACTTTCCATATGACAAGGTATTAACACATACATCGATATCAGAAAAGTGTCTCCTTTCATAAACTCATTCCTAGTAATAGTAGTAGGTAATATTTCACGAAATATTATGAGAAGCAAAGCATAACGAGAACCCTCTGACTATACTGTCCACTACGTCTACATAGTGACTTCTGTCCATAGCATCCCCGTATAACGAACAAGTAAACTCTTCCAATGAAACGGTAACACAAGAAATGATCGTTTGATGGTGGAAACTGGGGACCTTGTGTCGACTGAAGATAGGGTTCGCCGCTGAATGTTTCATGCTAATTATTACTGGAGGAGTCGAAAGGCACTTGAATGTTTCACGAACGACGACTGGTCGATCTTTCGATGGAACTCTAGACGATCAGGATGTCTTCCTTGTGTGCAGGGCCGTCTGGTAGCTTCTGATTATACACTCGAATATTGTGGAACAGGTACCCAAGGGAGTCCATCACGGGTCGTACGATGGCTTGCGTCACAGCCATGAGGAAATTCCTCGTCGCTGCGCAAGTTATTTTCCAAACGCGCAGGCAAGGCGCCACGCACCATATATGCTGGAAAGATCGATTTCTTAATTCTCACCGTCGCACCTGGACGCTATTCTCATGCCAGGTGACAATATTAGCTTCTTAATTGCTGCGATCCTGTGCAGAGAGTGCCCCAGGAGCGCTGCAGGTAAGTTCTGAAGGTGCACTATGAGGGTAACAGGTGTTTCGATTGTGATGGGTCATTCAGGATACTTTTAAATCATGCAATGGATAACCAGTGTTATTTTTACtttaatactaaataaatagtgcGAATATTCAAGTAAATATTAATTAGTCGACTGTCACGGTGAAGTTATTAAAAATTCTGTTGCATTAGTAGCGAGTTTACAGTGCTTTCCTTCTTCTAGTAATAATCGTCCTAATTTTATGATTTATAGTGACCCACTGAAGGTCTCGAAAATCTTTTAGCACTTCTTTTGCGAAAAGTGCTTCTTTTGAAATCCCTCCAAAAATGCAGAACAGTGTTTTAAATCACTTATGAAATGATCTGATAAGTTGCTAGAGAGTTATGCGAGCGAAACAGTGCTGAAGCAAAGGGATAGGGTTGTGGTAAAGCAggggaataaaaataaaagagccaGTGCGCCTGGCTAACATCGATCCAGTAGAAAAGCTCGAAAAAGGGTGTCGACTCACCTGAAACGCTAAGCAGGCGAAGGTGAAGCCCAGGCAGAGGGCGAGTACGGGAGCGATGAGGACAGAGAGGAACACGTAGCAACATCCCCTGGATAACCGGAAGCAGTGGCCACTGAGGCGCCACGCGCACTCTGGACTGCGTATTCCTTCTGGCTCCCCGATCACGTCGTCCCACATCACCTATTTAGCACATAGTAATTATAATTCAGCCAGTAATTTGACACATCGATTAAATCCACAAAAAAGGAAtacttatatttatttaaaatataaaagttaAGCGTCGATTAAGTGCTTTGGCAATAACATTTGAGAAAAATTCAAAGAATGAAGTCCTTT carries:
- the LOC143185120 gene encoding glutaryl-CoA dehydrogenase, mitochondrial, which gives rise to MAALIQKFLPRCSGVCQRISSRPISASSTLGGKSAFNWEDPFNLESQLTEDEIMIRDQFRSYCQEKLLPRVIEANRKEIFHKEIIRELGELGILGCTMKGYGAAGVSSVAYGLLAKEIEAVDSGYRSAFSVQSSLVAGAIYAHGDETQKQRFLPKLVSGETIGCFGLTEPNHGSDAGSMETKAVYDSQKKVYKLSGSKTWITNSPIADVLIIWAKCEDGQIRGFIIERKGNESRLSTPKIEGKFSLRASVTGMILMDNLEVPEENLLPNAKGLKGPFSCLNNARYGIAWGALGAAESCLKTARSYVLDRKQFDRPLAANQLVQKKLADMMCDIAFGLQACLRVGRLKDEGRATPEMISMIKRNSATKALDIARTAREMLGGNGISDEYHVIRHVMNLESVVTYEGTSDIHALILGRAITGIQAFSA
- the LOC143184618 gene encoding caveolin-3 isoform X1 — translated: MFARLRNLFKCSVPNCRNFKLPGMEKPESSTADESNGELEDRDPNSLNHHLQVMWDDVIGEPEGIRSPECAWRLSGHCFRLSRGCCYVFLSVLIAPVLALCLGFTFACLAFQHIWCVAPCLRVWKITCAATRNFLMAVTQAIVRPVMDSLGYLFHNIRVYNQKLPDGPAHKEDILIV
- the LOC143184618 gene encoding caveolin-3 isoform X2; translation: MEKPESSTADESNGELEDRDPNSLNHHLQVMWDDVIGEPEGIRSPECAWRLSGHCFRLSRGCCYVFLSVLIAPVLALCLGFTFACLAFQHIWCVAPCLRVWKITCAATRNFLMAVTQAIVRPVMDSLGYLFHNIRVYNQKLPDGPAHKEDILIV